One Scophthalmus maximus strain ysfricsl-2021 chromosome 7, ASM2237912v1, whole genome shotgun sequence genomic window, ataattttcttttttaataatttaaaaattatttcatattatgtTCCCACCTTAGAGAGAATGATGACCCTACTTTAATCACAGTTTTAGCCACAGATTGAGTTAATCACCATACTTTCCATTTTATAAGAGGGTAGAACTTTATTCAtcttaaaagaaatgtttgtgtccaaTATGCTTCATATGCATAATTGACTATATAAAAAGAGTGACAAAGTAACACAACTGTAGGTGCAAAGTACAAATTAATGTGAATGGCAAATTAATGTCTAATGTCTAATAATGTACCTATGTCACTATTTTACTAATGAAAACTTTCTTTCCCAGATCCCTCCGTCAGATCGCCGTAGTGGTGTCCAGAGGTGCATGCCTTTCTTCCGATCTGCTCCCAGCTGTGGCGCAGGAGACCGACCCCAACGCCACAGGGAGCAGCTCAACGCCATCACCTCCTTTGTAGACGCCAGCATGGTGTACGGCAGCTCCGCCGGTGTGGCATCCGCTCTGAGAaaccgctcctctcctctgggttTAATGGCCCTCAACTCCCAGCACTCAGACCAGGGGCTGCCCTTCATGCCCTACCTGCCTCGACAGCAGGCGCGCCTGGACCCCTGCGGCCCTCGAAACTCCTCCACCTCGGGGGCATCGGACAGATCCCCGCACCGGGAGAACGCCACGTCCTGTTTTCAAGCAGGTGAGTAAATGTGGCTATTCATCAGTTTTCTGCACTTAAGTATCAAGGATTGTTCAGTTGTTTTATCGTAAATGTTCCACAGGTGATTCGAGAGCCAACGAGCATCTGGGAATGATCGCGCTGCACACGCTCTTTCTGAGAGAGCACAACCGGCTGGTCGAAGAGCTGCACATGCTCAACCCCCACTGGAGCCCGGACACTCTCTACCAGGAGGCCCGCAAGATCATGGGAGCCATTCATCAGGTAGTAAACATCCATCCACCTCTACTGACATGAGCACCCCCAGCACTCTGACCGgcctccttgtttttgtttcatttccagATCCTAACTTGGGAGCACTACCTGCCGCAGGTCCTCGGTGACGTCGCCACGTCCCGTCTCATGCCTCCCTACGAGGGTTACGATCCTCAAATGGATCCCAGCATCGCAAATGTCTTTGCCGCCGCTGCGTTTCGTTTTGCCCACGTCACGGTGCAGCCGGTGGTGAGCAGGCTGGGACCAGGATACACCACGAACTCCCAGCATCCCCCGCTGCCTCTGCATCACTCTCTGTTCGCCTCTTGGAGGGTCGTGCAGGAAGGTAAAGAAGAAAGCTGTCATTCACTGTGCTTGAATCAAATGCGGTCTACTCAtctgttctgtctctgtccgtctttcCCTCCTGGTGTTTTCAGGTGGTATCGACCCTGTGCTGCGAGGTCTGTTGTTATCTCCAGCCAAGCTGCAGACTCCAGGTCAGAtgatggtggaggagctgaCTGAGCGGCTGTTTCAGGCACAGGGAGGGATGCCTCTGGATCTCGGGGCCCTCAACCTCCAGAGGGGCCGAGACCACGGCTTGCCTGGTACCAGCTTTCTAAAGCCTGCCGCACAACACAGAGTTACATAGTCACGGAAATGACTAAAAGCCTGGTAGTTTAAAAAAGTGAAGCTGAAAGAACAGACTCAGTGGTGAATGTTGCAGAAAGTCTTTGTCTATTGGCCCTGATTGTTTTTGGTGACGGTCCGCAACTTACAAATATCCaataatttcaataattcaATATCAGAAAAGGTAAGgaagaacaacaaagacagcAGAGTCTGGTTCAATTATGTAGGCTTCAGCCGACATAGTAAACCAAGGCTGGTACAGTGAACACGGAAGTAGAATAAAAACCGGTTACTTAAATACTCCTCCTTCATCCACGCGAGTAGCTTGCCGGCCTACTGGTTCGCCAGTGTTCACCACGAAACATTCCCCTGTGACATCCACGCTATATCTGGATGTATCTGTGTTTCCCCCCTGATATCCTGCTACCCAAGACGAGCTCTGAGTTTAATTGTGGCACACGATTACCTTGTGgtttaaaatacttttacttGCAATTCTAATTTaccacatggagaaaaaaaatattttttttccataacagACATTTTGACCTGTCACAGCAGAAGAAACATGAATAAAGTGTCCCAGTAATCCTGAGAGTTGCTGTATCCCAGGTTCACACTGCAGAGTGTTCTTACTCCATACTCATATACTCTTACTATATACAACATGCGCAGTACCAGGCCTCCAGAACTTGGATCGCTAAGTGGAACACAGCCACTATTAACAGAATCAGTTACATCTGGGATTTTTTAATGTTCCAGATGTTGGAATGTGTGGCAGTCAGCACTCCTGACGCCTGCTGGTCTACGAGCTGTTGTGAGTGAACGATATTTATCGTTGAGGTGGAAGTGTGCCCTCAAAGCTCAGGGTTTCCCACAGGGGCTGTTTGGCTGAGGCAGGACACCTCTCATCATGTGATCAGTGTTCTTTCACCATAGCTCGTAATCTCTGAAACAGCCTCAGATAAAAgtaacctttttattttctttactttttattcattgGTTATACATACATTTCACCGCACTTCTGCAAAATGGAGAAGAATAACGTTATTTTTCTTCCTAATGCCTTGTCCTAATGCTCTTATGTATCTCAGACAAGTGCCCCCTACATTTAAATGACCAGTAAACTCCTGTTGTCTGTCTCATCTCGTCCCTTCAGGATACGGCTCGTGGCGAAGCTTCTGCGGCCTCTCTGTTCCCAACTCTACATCAGAGTTGGCTGAAATCCTGGGCAACTTCACTTTGGCTCACAAGTTCCAGCTCCTGTACGGGACGCCCCACAACATCGACGTGTGGGTGGGGGCCATCTCCGAGCCCGCTTTGCCCGGAGGCCGAGTCGGTCCGCTCCTGGCCTGCCTGCTGGCCAAACAGTTCAGAGCCCTGAGGGATGGAGACAGGTAAAATTATATCTGCGGCTGATAATCTACTGATCTGACAATGTGACTTTACACCGAAGGCGAGCAGAGAAAGTCcaatttgtctttgtcctctgaGGTTttggtgggagagggagggagtgttcACCGGCACGCAGAGGAGACACCTCCACGGCGTGTCCCTGTCCCGGATCATTTGCGATAACAGCCACATCAACCTCGTCCCCGCCAACCCGTTCTCACGGACCGAGAGCCCTGGGGACATGCTGACCTGTTCCCACCCGCTCATCCCCCACCTCGACCTCGGACCCTGGAAGGAACCAGACACGGGTGAGGAAGTGAGGACAGAGAAATATGTTGAGGGTGATATCAcccttgtgttgttgttgtttttgtgactgACCTCTCTCCCAGATCCCAGCTGTGGTCCAATACCCAGGATCCAATCTGGGTACTCCCTGCTCTGTGACTCTGTGATTCTGTATCAGTGTCACTCTGGCTTCAAGCTACTGGGGTCGTCATCTGTCAGCTGTGATCCAGTCAGCCACCGGTGGAGCCCCGCGCCCCCAACATGTCAAGGTGCAAAGTCTAAACTACATGGCTATAGTTGATATCATGTAGAGTCATATCTGAACCAAAACTCCCAAAATGTGGATTATTCTTAACATTTTAGGCTGAAGTTTTATTCTACACACTCATATTTCATGATACAGTTTCaataaaagcaataataaaGAATAACTGCCCAGTCCCATTGCATTACAATGCATTtctcattgatttatttctgaCTGGCCCAGATATCAATGAATGTGAAGAGCAGATTTCTCCTTGTCCACAAAACTTGGAGTGTTTCAACAAACCAGGCTCCTTTATTTGCTCAGGTTGGTTCAGATGCCGCCCCATCTTCTGCCCGTTTAATATGTTGTGCTAAATATACTTCAAAACAGAATTAATTCTAAACTCACTTTGCTGAAATGTGCACAACATTTCTGACTATCTCTTCTGatactgtgtgtgcgtgtgcgtgtgcgtgtgtgtgcactgatCCAGAGCCCTCCTCGCTGTTGGCCATCTCCATTGTCACTACGGTAATAGTAGTTATCGGTGGTGTGGCCGCGCTGGTGATGATCATGATCTGTTATCAAAGGTAGGTCACTGAAGGTGTTTAATGGACCACATGTTCATACAAATGTTATAAATAAATCCTATCTTTGGAGCATCTACTCAGTGTTCAGACACCTCCTTCTCTTgagatacaaataaatatagaaCTGTTGACGAGACCACAAATACATTCTGTGCGTTGCCTGAATATTAAAGCCATATAAACTCAGTGAATTAACAAGTAAAATGAATATTATGGTAACCTGTCCATGCATCACTGAAAGATAATGAAACATAACAGTGGCtttaaagtgaaatataaatgtgtataaATTTCTTGCAGATATTTCCCCAAGAAAGAAGAGTTGGTCACCGCAGCATGTTGCCAAGGGCAAACTTAGTCGAACATTCCAGAGCTTTTGGTCAGTTTTTATTCTCTATGTTAAACTTATCTTGATGTActcaatatattttaaaacctaaaaataattatttgtggATTTCTGAATCATCTTTATGTTTTTAAGTGACTACAGCATCAGGATATTTTGTATTGTTAATTTATAATCACACTTACGGCtgaacaaatcaatattttacatGAGTATCCCGGTTGTTGACCTCTGTAGATATGgagacggggttttttttccttgtgacAACATGATGCTAACGTTTTTCCTCTGACTACACTCTGTGTCACTCCGACCTGAAAGACAGTAGtgctcattcattcatacaaGTAGAACTATTTAGTGATTTCTATTATAATCCGTACGATGAGGTCACGAAAACAGAATAACAAGCTTACAAAAGTCTTTTCAATCCGGAAACTGAAATCTTTCTGGAATGTCTGCgccaaaataaaactgatttccAGACCCTAAAGCCCCTCTGAGCGGGACACGGTCTCAGGATTTCCTCAGTATCCATGAGCCTGATTCAGAAAAACCTGTTAGGCAACTGTGGGTGTGTATTAGAGACTTTGACCTTAATTTCAAAACCAAACCTGTCCTGAGAAAAACACTTCTCCGTGTCATCCAATTGTATGATGAGTCATCACTCCCAAACACTCAGGCTGTGCTGAAATCAGGACTATATACACAGGACCTGTAAATCACATGGTACAAAGGTGATAGGCTACAAtgccttgtttttattttttcacactgGAAGACACAGTTAATGGCCAGGATAAGAACCTTAAAGCCCTGACGATGCGAAGAAACAGTTATTGCACTTTCAGACACgacattcttcattttttaccTTCATAAGACTGTTTTCTGTAAAAACTGATCATTGCTAGTACTAAATCTTTACTACGAGGTACAGCCAATATTCAACATATGCATAATATGGCTATGTGCTGTACTCATGCAAGGTCATTTATGGCTTATACTGAATGTACATACTGTTCATTGCGGATGTGCAAGACTAGCTTTGCATATTGTGATAATAAGTATTAAAGCTTGTTTATTTCCTGTATACATTGTAAAGCTGTCATTATTTTGAATGTGGAGGTTTTACAATTCATCAACAATATGTCTGATTCTCTTACGATCGGGCTAATGCCAAACTGTTTTTCTActctattttgtgtttttatacaaGGCCTCTGGAACAGGTATTGCAAGAGTGCATCAGCAACATGCAGGCCAAGCTGAGACGAAACATCTCGGCTGTTTGATCATTAcattgatgtaaaaataaagCATACAACCCAAATCATTGTTCTATGGAAACTACATGGACATTGTCAATGTCATATGTCTTACATCCCACATAAAGTCATCTGAGCATGTAACACTTGAGGTAAGAGACCAAGTAAACCCTCTCGGCTGCTTTCGTCATGTGCTCATCTTTCAAACAGACTAACGCCAGAAACCTGATACAAAGAATCTATTGTGTTAACATCAGAAGTGTTTACTCCACCTGGGAGGTTCAGAGatcacacaataaaaaaaaatattgtcctCACTTGTGGAGAGAATTAATGGAGGCCTGCAGTATAACGgaggaaaatattttacatatctTGAAGTCACGCTATCTTTGAAATTGTTTCTATGTCTTTCTCGCTGTGCTGGTTCAATTGAAATTTTTCTTATTGCATATCCAAAAGTGGCACTGGAATATTTTCGGCTTCCCTTGTCAGTTGACCTCTGCTGGAGCGCTAGTGCCGTACAACCTCTTCAACAAAAACTGGTCCGAGACCTTTGTTACCACAGTTAAACTCAGTCACAGCTGAATAATCCAGGTCCTGGGATTGTGCTTTTCGGTGTTGCAGTGGACCCCTCAGGTCCTCTAGCCCTGGTCAGTGAGGTAGAAGCCTAACTTGGCCACAGTCATTTCTCTGCGAAGCCGCATCACCTCCCAGAACATCTGCTCCGCTGGAGAAGGGCAgagggacaacaacaacaacaggagacacaacatgtcaataaaacaagacaaatgccATAATACCTCCAGTGTAAACAGATTTGATCTCACCATTGTGTCTCACCAGGCCCTGCTGGATGTAGCGGATATAGGTGAAAAAGTTGCAAACTGCTGTGATCTAGAGAGGTAAAAACGAGCACAAGGTGACATGGAGCAGCACGGAGCAGCAGCGTGTCTGGTGAAGGTCACAGAGGGGCGATAGTTACCCGCGCTCGGCTGGCCGGAGAGATGTAATAGTAGCTCCCCTTGTCACCCAGTTTAATGCGATGTCGACAGAGCCGCGAAACGCCACTTAATGCACATTTTCTAAGAGTGGAGAAAGATCAGCTGATCAGACAATCGAGCTTCAACACACGGAGACACGCGGCCTTTGTTTTatcacagcaaacacagagcATGACTTGCGTTTCGTAAGGTTTTATCAAAATGTAAACCCTGGTATCCAAAGAGAGAACACATTCCAGGTGGGAAAATAGACAGCACAAAAAACAGAGGTGCACAATCAGAGGTGGTTAGTCACTGTACAGAGTAAAGGTTGTAGGTTACATTAATGTGCACCCAGACGTGCACAGCCCATCTGGGTCATTTATTAACAGGTTTGTTAACAACTTCTCAGATGTCGGAACAGGCAGATTTAAAATTCATGCGGTGGTAGTTTGTGTTAGTGAAAAGTTCGACAGGTTATTGGTTCTTGGGAGGACTTACGTCTCTATTGCTGCCCTAAAGCCACTGGAAAGAAAGATTTTGAAGTCAGAAGACAGTGATTAGAAATGTGCCCCGTTGATTGAACACCTCTCAGATACACAGTGAAAAGCCTGTGACCATAAATCATCAGTGGAGAGACCAAAACCAAACTAGAGTGAATTTTCAGTGTTGACTTTTGTCATTGTTCAGCAGCGATTGGTGACGGAGGGGAGAGGATGATGGTTAATATGTAGACGTGACAACTCACTTGGGGCCTCCACACTCAACAGCGGAGGCTTTCACCATCGGTAACGCCGACATGGCCACGGGCTCGATGGTCAGAGAGTTGTTCTCCACGGCGCTCTGCACCAGCTGCGACAGCTGTGGAGAGCAGGAACCAATGACGTTAACGTGTAACTCCAGCCACTGAACTGTGACAGACACGGGAGTATTTGTACGGTGGGATTGTGACCTCAGATCGTGTGAAGGAGAGACAGGGTCCGATGTCTTCTCTGTAGATGCGACTCAGTAAGGCGGAGGAGCGGTCTAAGCTCGGACGTTCCCTCCACATCAAAAACTCTGCGTACAGAACCGAGTCCATCTGCAAACAGAAAACGACCCGCAGGTTAAAATGCCTGTCTGATGTGTCGACTACATGCAGCCACACTACACCACAGACACTTTTAACCAGTCATATTTTAAGAAGATTAAGAATCTACAGCCAAACTAGCGGCTCTGATGCTTTGTACTTTGATGCATGTTGAGTAGTTATGTTCACCGTGTCCACTGCCTGGGCATATTAGCATACAAAGATGTgctaaattataaatataaactaAGTACAACTGACAAGTATTTGTTCGCAAAACCCAAATACTgggcaaatttaaattttaaccTGATGAtgcagcagaatttttttttaatgaagtgaCAAACAAAGTGATTACAAATCATCCTGACAGGGACATAAATGTGTGTCAAGTAGAGGTTAGTTTATCTCACGGAATAAGTGAAAACCAGGTGGCACTGGAGAAAAAGTCAAGAAACCATTAGGACTCCCCCTCTGGTCACCAGTGGATACGTAAATGAGCTGCACTTATATAATGGATGAGGCTctcacatacattcacacacgtgTGCCATGCGAGGGACTGGCCTCCCCACTGGGATCGACAGTGGCTCAAGGAGACAATCCGACATGTGGACAAGAGTAGCCGGGGATCAAACTGCCTGCAGTTCGTGGACGACCCACTCTGAGCCACAGGGCCGCATTTGTACCAAATATCATAGCAGTTGCAAGTTGGTAGAGCAATAAGTCCACACTGCTTTTGCCCAGGCCAATGGGGCATGTTCCAAATATAATTATTAAGTGAGTGAATGAGGCATAAGGAGGTTAGGCAATATGcattcccttttcttttttaatcctgCATCTGGCAGGAATGACGCTGATTCATAATCAAACTTTCAGCTGCTTAAAGAGCACAACCCACatatttttaaagtcaaaaatgttattaaattacGGATGTAAACATTTCCACAATAACATGTCTACTCTCcattaaaaacattcacattagCAGAGACTAACTCTTTCTGACACTGTTTCAATTCTTACATTCCATTTTAAAAGAGATACATaccaaataaaatgtgaaaataaactgaaaatatgCTGACTCACTATGTACAGGAAAAACTTACTCACTATCCTGTAAATGCAGATAATTACAGAAAACAGATCCAGCAACACTCTAAAGCTAAAACTCCGCGGAGCCTGGCCGAGGGGATGCAGTTACCTGTCTGCTGTCAGTGTCTAAACCCTCTCCCCGCTCCTGCCAGTAAGAGTCATAGGTCAAACTGACAGACTGTCCAGGAACCAGGCAGAgaatcagagagaggagagcaggaacAGCAGGCTGAGAGAGGAAGACacaccagagacagagaggaagtcaGGCAGAGGTTAGTagcgagagaagagaaaatacaaaaaagcagAAGAACTCGAGTCGAGGTACGAGATGAGGAGAACTGGAAAAGGGAATAAGTGATAGGAAAAGAGAGTGCACAATTCccaaaaaatgcagaaatatattttctagGAGAAGGGAGTAGAGAGTGTGCGAGGTTTCATTCAGGAtacctctctgtcctctttgGCCACAGGCTGAATGGAAAGTGAAGAAGCTTCTAGTTTTCCAGGTGAGGATGGAAAGACACTGCTCATGCTCTTGTTGCGGACGTGCCCGCCGCCGTGTTTGTACGCCCCCCTGGCTCCTGACGCCTGTAGCTGTGGATGCAGCTGGCGGTTCGGCGAGGAAGGTGTGGATGTCAACACCAGGGTCTTGAGCGCCGTCACCTCTGCTTGCAGAACGTCAATCTGGGAGTccgacacagaaaaaaatgtaaaaagcgCTACTTGTGTCCTTTTATTGATGATTACAAAAACCCACTTCAAATGGCACCTATTTTAAGACAAATCAGAGATGAGAAGTTAAGGAGCTTCAGTGGAAATAATGGGACAAAAGGCCAATTCATAAGGCGTCTCATCGTCAAGTTTTAACTGGAAAAACTGAAACGCAGAGAAGCAAATTCACACACCTTCCCCTGAGCCTCCTTCAGTTGTTTCTGTGCTGCGGCTTGTTTGACGTTCGCTTCGTGCACCATCTTGTGAGCTTCCTGTAGTGGAGTGGATTAACACACATCTGTAGTCCGTGACATGATGATTAATCCCTTTGAGACAGTTGTTTTTAAGTATCCACTCAACAACCGAGCACAAGACACAACCATGAGTGTGTTCACATGCACATCAATAACCCCATTATTCTGGTTTTGATCATATTCTGGATATAACGTGGTTACCCAGGTTTCTTATAATCTGTGTGTAGTCCTGTTTTACTCAAAAATCTGATCATAACCAGGTAGGTCCAATACTAACTCTCATTTCAGCTCTGACGATGAACCCAGAGAATCATCATCAGACTCTGCAGTTCTCCTCGGTTCTATGCTGCGTTTCACACTCTCTCAGTGCCCATgacttgactttttcttttgtttcacccTCGGTGAGGCAGCCAGTTGTTTTTCAGGGAAAACTGATGAACTGACTGCACGCTCCCCGCCCAGCATCACCTGACGGAAAGATTAACATTAGCAACTAGCTGCTGAATACAGTGGAGCCTTTGGTTGCTAAAGTAAAAAATACTTCCCTcaagagttggtggagaccGAAAAGTGAGTGAATGTTGGACATAAACACGACTCCAAATGTATGATTATGTTGCTCTGTTGACCCTTGCTAACAAGTTTTTCCACATATCAACCTGAACTTGTTAACTTGCACTTATGACAAGGCAAACTGTTCTGATCAGGACTTGTGCAGCTTCACAGTATTACCTCCCTCATCATCGGGGTCAAAGGGCGCCCTTGCTCACCTCAAACAGACTGGccgtcagctcctccagctcctgctccagctgatTCCTGACCTGCGACAGACGCTCACACTCCTTGTCCTTCAGTTTCAGTTCCTGAAATGTGTCGGACAAATGTGTCACAATCGCGTTTAACGAGGAAGCACTTTCGCATCGtcaactctttcttttttaagggtCAAACTACGCTTCGCGGGCGTCGGAATGAAGTAGGTTGCAACACACCCTCTCTGCAGCGTCCAGCTGCTCCCTGAGGATCTCCGAGCCCTTTTCtctgatttctttctctttgatttCCAGCGAGGAGCTGCGGAGCCGGGAGAGGCCGCCATGCTCTCTGGCCGAGGTGGGCCCGGCCGggcctcctccctccactctgGACTCTGGCTCCAGATCTACCAACCTTCacgggaaaaacaaacaaacaaacaaacaaacaaacacaaatcagaaTGACATTTGACAGAACACATTCCATGTTCCCTCCTGGGCTGCTGTAAAGACAATGACTGACAACCCCACATTTccttaactttgtttttttggatcCTGCCGGTCGCTGTGTGTACATTTAAATTGCGACTGCAGATGTAATTTATGGTTCAGGTCGTTCTACAGCGGTCTATAATGTGTGAGCGAGAGATTCCCCAAAGTTCTGTGTGTCATGGATTCACAAGTGGTCACACGCACTTGGAGTCGCCTTGATGAGGAACACGAAACCTCCAAGTCATCATTTTCACGTAGGACTGGATGATATCTGTTCAAAGCTTATATTGACCCAAGATAACTTATGGATCTGACTGTAGTTACGACAGACTCCATGCGGATGTCGGGGCTCTTGACACACtgggtgttcctaataaactggcaactgtCTTCGTGTTATCTTATGTCGAGTAAGAAGTTCCTAATGTCCAAATTGCCGAAGTATTGAACAGCTGTGATCCCATCAGAACATATCCTCACTGTGGTGGGGGGTGGAATCACAGCAGGCCGCCTGAGGGGCCGCGGGCCACCGCCTGGGACCCTCCGCTGCCAACACACATGCGTCTGCGGCTCGCAGTTGTTTTATCTCTGGAAGTCTGAGGTCAGAGCCCCGCGGACGGTGAGCGGCGCTGTTAGCCTGCTGCTAGTTGTCGTTAGCTCCAACTTCTTTTCTGATACGGAGACGTTCCCCCCCAGTGTCCGCCCTTACCCCCTCGGTGTCCGGGGCCGCAGATACACCTCGGCCCCTCcgtgtcctgctgctgctgatgatgatgatgatgatgatgttgttgttaaatGAACAAACCCTGTTCACACTGAGCTGCTGGTTTCGCTGAAACTAATCCGAGCCCTTTTAAATCTCAGCCGGCGGAGGAATGCGGACGCTGACGTCGTCcgccgacagcagcagcaggtcggtcggtcacaggaggaaaaaagaaccaAACGATcgagatgaagaaaaacaagtcaaacacTGACTGTGCTTTGCGATTTTCCAGTCATATGTTTCATCGCTCTTCTCTCTCAGCTGCGTGTTTCTTATTTCCAGGCAAAGAAAAGTGTGTCTCCCCCCGTGAGTttgctctgcctcctctcacaggtcacatgacagAGCATCCACTCCGATGAACCACTCCTATGATTCACTCCTACAATCCGAGTGGATCCACTCCTATGATCCACTCCTACGATCCGACTGCACCCACTCCTACGATCCACTCCGAAGAACCACTCCTATGATCCACTCCTACGATCCGGGTGGATCCACTCCGATGAACCACTCCTATGATTCACTCCTACAATCCGAGTAGATCCACTCCTATGATCCACTCCTATGATCCGACTGCACCCACTCCTACGATCCACTCCGAAGAACCACTCCTATGATTCACTCCTATGATTCACTCCTACAATCCGAGTGGATCCACTCCTATGATCCGACTGCACCCACTCCTACGATCCACTCCGAAGAACCACTCCTATGATCCACTCCTACAATCCGAGTGTATCCACTCCTATGATCCACTCCTACGATCCGGGTGGATCCACTCCTATGATCCACTCCTGCAATCTGAGTGGATCCACTCCTATGATCCACTCCTACGATCCACTCCTACAATCCGAGTGGATCCACTCCTATGATCCACTCATATCATCCACTCCTACAATCCGAGTGGATCCACTCCAACGATCCCCTCCAATGATCCACTCCGATGATCCACTCCTGTGATCCACTCCTATGATCCACTCCTACAATCCGAGTGGATCCACTCCTATGATCCACTCCTACGATCCCCTGCGATGATCCACTCCTACGATCCACTCCTACAATCCGAGTGGATCCACTCCTATGATCCGCTCCTACGATCCACTCCTATGATCCACTCCTACAATCCGAGTGGATCCACTCCTATGATCCGAGTGCATCCACTCCTATGATCCGAGTGGATCCACTCCAATGATCAACTCCTACGATCCACTCCTTTGATCCACTCCTACAATCCGAGTAGATCCACTCCTATGATCCACTCCTACGATCCGGGTGGATCCACTCCTACGATCCACTCCGATGAACCACTCCTATGATTCACTCCTACAATCCGAGTAGATCCACTCCTATGATCCACTCCTATGATCCGACTGCACCCACTCCTACGATCCACTCCGAAGAACCACTCCTATGATTCACTCCTATGATTCACTCCTACAATCCGAGTGGATCCACTCCTATGATCCGACTGCACCCACTCCTACGATCCACTCCGAAGAACCACTCCTATGATCCACTCCTACAATCCGAGTGTATCCACTCCTATGATCCACTCCTACGATCCGGGTGGATCCACTCCTATGATCCACTCCTACAATCTGAGTGGATCCACTCCTATGATCCACTCCTACGATCCACTCCTACAATCCGAGTGGATCCACTCCTATGATCCACTCATATCATCCACTCCTACAATCCGAGTGGATCCACTCCAACGATCCCCTCCAATGATCCACTCCGATGATCCACTCCTGTGATCCACTCCTATGATCCACTCCTACAATCCGAGTGGATCCACTCCTATGATCCACTCCTACGATCGCCTGCGATGATCCACTCCTACGATCCACTCCTACAATCCGAGTGGATCCACTCCTATGATCCGCTCCTACGATCCACTCCTATGATCCACTCCTACAATCCGAGTGGATCCACTCCTATGATCCGAGTGCATCCACTCCTATGAT contains:
- the epx gene encoding eosinophil peroxidase, translated to MDRTFMVSLSLLGLALVLLSFPERASLNRAFGNTTGTVYLGSAFVKEALQRAIQLTDAAYARTSERGKKSLSEDTLRPSDLLAQFKHTEARTRTHIRAAELLDNTVELIREMVYTHTMVQPNSHELLSEGDVDNLLQVTGCSAELQRPSCQSDCLSERYRSVTGECNNRQHPRWGAANIPYSRWLSPEYEDMWGMPRGWDPEHTYHNVSLPPVRLVSYEVLFTHNDNISLDSTLSHLLVEWGQWIDHDVVLTPQSPSTAAFRTGADCTHTCSRDTPCFPIQIPPSDRRSGVQRCMPFFRSAPSCGAGDRPQRHREQLNAITSFVDASMVYGSSAGVASALRNRSSPLGLMALNSQHSDQGLPFMPYLPRQQARLDPCGPRNSSTSGASDRSPHRENATSCFQAGDSRANEHLGMIALHTLFLREHNRLVEELHMLNPHWSPDTLYQEARKIMGAIHQILTWEHYLPQVLGDVATSRLMPPYEGYDPQMDPSIANVFAAAAFRFAHVTVQPVVSRLGPGYTTNSQHPPLPLHHSLFASWRVVQEGGIDPVLRGLLLSPAKLQTPGQMMVEELTERLFQAQGGMPLDLGALNLQRGRDHGLPGYGSWRSFCGLSVPNSTSELAEILGNFTLAHKFQLLYGTPHNIDVWVGAISEPALPGGRVGPLLACLLAKQFRALRDGDRFWWEREGVFTGTQRRHLHGVSLSRIICDNSHINLVPANPFSRTESPGDMLTCSHPLIPHLDLGPWKEPDTDPSCGPIPRIQSGYSLLCDSVILYQCHSGFKLLGSSSVSCDPVSHRWSPAPPTCQDINECEEQISPCPQNLECFNKPGSFICSEPSSLLAISIVTTVIVVIGGVAALVMIMICYQRYFPKKEELVTAACCQGQT